The following are encoded in a window of Chryseobacterium sp. genomic DNA:
- a CDS encoding DUF1599 domain-containing protein, whose product MVKTSQQFSSVIQSCRSLFIKKLGDYGPSFRVLRTPSLTDQIYIKVKNLRNFQTSGLSKVGETQEENFVAIVNYAVIGLIQLEKGATDTLDEEAAEILALYDHFTDRALQLMEKKNHDYGEAWREMRISSITDLIYQKVLRTKQIEDNGGQTLVSEGLDANYYDMLNYAVFALIRLEEQTGGAESKTR is encoded by the coding sequence ATGGTAAAAACCTCACAACAGTTCAGTTCCGTTATCCAATCCTGCAGAAGTCTTTTCATTAAGAAACTTGGTGATTATGGGCCTTCATTCCGCGTGCTCAGGACACCTTCACTAACGGACCAGATTTACATCAAGGTAAAAAACCTCCGGAACTTCCAAACCAGCGGACTTTCCAAAGTAGGTGAAACTCAGGAGGAAAATTTTGTTGCCATTGTAAATTATGCCGTGATCGGACTGATCCAACTGGAAAAAGGGGCCACAGACACCCTGGACGAAGAGGCTGCTGAAATACTTGCACTCTATGATCACTTCACTGATCGTGCCCTTCAGCTGATGGAGAAAAAAAACCATGACTATGGCGAGGCCTGGCGGGAGATGCGGATCTCCTCCATTACTGACCTTATTTACCAGAAAGTGCTGCGCACTAAACAGATTGAGGATAACGGCGGACAAACCCTGGTCTCGGAAGGTCTTGATGCCAATTACTACGATATGCTGAACTACGCTGTATTCGCCCTAATCAGACTGGAGGAGCAGACGGGCGGTGCAGAGTCCAAAACACGATAA
- a CDS encoding DUF4258 domain-containing protein, with the protein MRKLKFFLIGLVPGLIVVFFILNQKGVSCSGYLPNSRVIAETLSKDFSYTDTFRQQMVAQGITEQFLKDSLITAGHIDFDRSKAQQKPCPQYLLVYPEKNPRYEVQFEKCKDSAVFSDLKKLR; encoded by the coding sequence TTGAGAAAACTTAAATTCTTCCTGATTGGTCTGGTACCCGGACTTATTGTCGTATTTTTTATTTTGAACCAGAAAGGTGTGAGCTGTAGTGGCTACCTACCCAACAGCCGTGTGATTGCAGAAACGCTTTCCAAAGATTTTTCATATACCGACACCTTCCGTCAGCAAATGGTCGCTCAGGGCATCACTGAACAGTTCCTCAAAGACAGCCTTATTACAGCCGGACATATAGACTTCGACAGAAGCAAAGCACAGCAAAAACCTTGTCCACAATATCTGTTGGTGTATCCGGAAAAGAATCCCCGCTACGAAGTTCAGTTTGAAAAATGTAAGGATTCCGCAGTTTTTTCAGATCTTAAAAAGCTTAGATAG
- the folP gene encoding dihydropteroate synthase: MNTVLPAIPHSLNCRGKLIDLSRPLIMGILNMTPDSFSDGGKFNSEKSALIHAEKMMVAGASIIDIGPQSTRPNAEYLTAHEEIRRLGKIIALIKSEFPEVLISLDTFYSETVKFGFDEGIDIVNDISAGQFDGKMIDAVVETGLPYVLMHVNADYEGMHQKIKYDDITCSVNRFLLDKAAELLTRGVKDIILDPGFGFGKTVEDQYTLLDETQFIGLGKFPVLIGISRKSFIYTHLGKGPNDVTAETQQLHRKVMEKGANILRVHDVAATKETLEQWQNH, from the coding sequence ATGAATACTGTACTTCCAGCCATACCGCACAGCCTGAACTGCCGGGGTAAACTTATTGACCTGTCCCGCCCGCTGATTATGGGAATCCTCAATATGACACCGGACTCATTTTCGGATGGCGGAAAGTTCAACAGTGAGAAATCAGCACTGATCCATGCGGAAAAAATGATGGTGGCGGGCGCATCAATCATTGATATAGGACCACAGTCCACCAGACCTAATGCGGAGTACCTGACCGCACACGAAGAAATACGCCGGCTGGGCAAAATTATCGCGCTTATCAAATCTGAATTCCCGGAAGTGCTGATTTCCCTGGATACCTTCTATTCCGAGACCGTGAAGTTTGGATTTGATGAAGGTATTGATATTGTTAATGATATCTCTGCCGGACAGTTTGACGGTAAGATGATAGATGCTGTGGTGGAAACCGGCCTTCCGTATGTACTGATGCATGTAAATGCTGATTACGAAGGTATGCATCAAAAGATAAAGTATGACGACATTACCTGCAGCGTGAACCGGTTTTTGCTGGATAAAGCCGCTGAACTTCTGACCAGGGGTGTTAAGGATATCATACTTGATCCCGGTTTCGGTTTCGGTAAGACAGTTGAGGACCAATACACATTACTTGACGAAACCCAGTTTATCGGCCTCGGAAAATTCCCGGTTCTTATAGGAATATCCAGAAAATCATTTATTTACACACATCTTGGTAAGGGACCAAACGACGTGACTGCCGAAACTCAGCAGCTGCACCGGAAAGTAATGGAAAAGGGCGCCAATATCCTCCGCGTCCATGATGTGGCGGCTACCAAAGAGACGCTGGAGCAGTGGCAGAATCACTAA
- the clpP gene encoding ATP-dependent Clp endopeptidase proteolytic subunit ClpP, translating to MDIKKDFRDFSVKHLGNSGLATDQYMGMFGPTNLTPYIMEERRLNVAQMDVFSRLMMDRIIFLGTGIDDQVANIVTAQLLFLESSDASKDIQIYINSPGGSVYAGLGIYDTMQIIKPDVATICTGMAASMGAVLLVAGEKGKRSALKHSRVMIHQPSGGAQGVASDMEINLREMLKLKKELYDIISEHSGQTYEWVEKASDRDYWMTSTEAKDFGMVDEVLMRKSEV from the coding sequence ATGGACATTAAAAAAGATTTCAGGGATTTCTCTGTGAAACATTTAGGCAACAGTGGTTTGGCAACCGATCAGTATATGGGCATGTTTGGTCCTACCAACCTTACGCCGTACATTATGGAAGAAAGACGTCTGAACGTAGCTCAGATGGACGTTTTCTCCCGACTGATGATGGACAGGATTATTTTTCTGGGTACCGGCATAGACGACCAGGTGGCGAACATCGTGACGGCTCAGCTTCTTTTCCTGGAAAGCTCGGATGCATCCAAAGACATACAGATCTACATCAACTCTCCCGGCGGCAGTGTTTACGCCGGTCTGGGTATTTATGACACCATGCAGATCATCAAACCGGATGTAGCCACTATCTGTACCGGAATGGCTGCAAGTATGGGAGCCGTACTTCTTGTAGCGGGTGAGAAGGGTAAGAGATCTGCCCTAAAGCATTCAAGAGTGATGATTCACCAGCCAAGTGGCGGTGCACAGGGAGTTGCTTCCGATATGGAGATTAACCTTCGTGAAATGCTGAAACTTAAGAAAGAACTGTACGACATTATCTCCGAGCATTCCGGGCAGACGTACGAATGGGTGGAAAAAGCCTCGGACCGTGATTACTGGATGACGAGTACTGAAGCTAAAGATTTCGGTATGGTAGATGAGGTATTGATGAGAAAATCAGAGGTATAA
- a CDS encoding DUF5686 family protein, which produces MKNYLLLILCLLPCLSLAQSKIIITETGTGTPVSRAAVSCNGQILGYTNAEGELSFRTKCRQVDISAPGYDRDNAVVDKVMQAALSKTDPNTKSIEEVVITDKSDPRALAILKLVNERYADNMPTSLDSYSYKSYEKISVDIDEDSLQYYNQSLNSMMKMMDRFSMTKQQPEDTAVTVKEVFANSKLFLWERAQEFLYSKKYGEKINVLDNRIAGLNEPLYEMMAIQSNRSRMPKEIREENRNLYRYFLTDSIDIEGRKNYVISFREVTYRQAVQRRKFNGYLYVDAATYGLKKIESNSKIKSDGTITSIWKLIYGKWFLQSENLKMKLTTMNMEPDAKDRKKAGNQDSEKDKTPDNFRTYGFVTSTYFDHKSPTEDRASDFRGYTFSVKNSDGSLLQKYRQEPLSSREQNTYVVIDSLGQKYNIDRRAGQLAALTRGKFRYRQVDFDLGRLIGYNLYEGIRLGAAAKLNEKFNPYFSPDAYIAYGFKDRGIKYGVGIDFNTSLERTSVLRAEYYNDVMAAGRFSENFWDFRMKLNNAGIAINNDRFYLFEGAKLSYDYDLTNSVSMKLALRRQSEESAFPYSYRDLGNEFQNSSALVSLKFSPFSKNIMTPQGKFTTEKKYPEFFFNYEQAFQAAGGDFSYGKLDMLFNHNFKNRWGVTGIRIYGGILLGDAPIWHHFTMNGLAGSSNFKFNLTSYLGFSTMKGGQYFNDKFIGQYFTHRIPWYFKSIGQNSSSFDIIHRSVIGNMKDPQFHQFEFQKLDHLYQEVGLEWNNFLSSYFNLGLFYRVGYYNTSKFSDNFAVQLKFKLLGF; this is translated from the coding sequence ATGAAGAATTATTTACTTTTAATCCTGTGTTTACTTCCCTGCTTAAGCCTGGCACAATCTAAAATCATTATTACAGAAACCGGCACCGGTACTCCGGTAAGCCGGGCCGCAGTTTCATGTAATGGCCAAATCCTGGGATACACAAATGCTGAAGGCGAACTTAGCTTCCGCACCAAATGCCGCCAGGTAGATATTTCAGCCCCGGGCTACGACCGGGACAATGCGGTAGTGGATAAGGTGATGCAGGCGGCACTGTCCAAAACCGATCCCAATACCAAATCAATTGAAGAGGTAGTGATCACCGATAAAAGTGATCCCAGGGCCCTGGCCATCTTAAAGCTGGTTAACGAGCGTTATGCCGACAACATGCCTACCAGCCTGGACTCCTACAGCTATAAGTCCTATGAAAAAATCTCAGTTGATATAGACGAAGACAGCCTGCAGTACTACAATCAGTCACTGAACAGTATGATGAAGATGATGGACCGTTTCTCCATGACAAAACAGCAGCCGGAGGACACTGCGGTAACTGTAAAGGAAGTATTTGCCAACAGTAAACTTTTCCTTTGGGAACGTGCCCAGGAATTTCTTTACAGCAAAAAATATGGCGAGAAGATTAACGTGCTGGATAACCGAATTGCCGGACTTAATGAGCCACTTTATGAAATGATGGCCATCCAAAGTAACCGCAGCAGGATGCCGAAGGAAATCCGGGAAGAAAACCGTAATCTGTACAGATACTTCCTTACCGACTCCATAGATATTGAAGGCCGTAAGAACTACGTAATCAGTTTTCGGGAGGTGACCTACCGCCAGGCCGTTCAGCGCCGCAAATTCAATGGCTACCTTTATGTAGACGCGGCTACTTATGGCCTCAAAAAGATTGAAAGTAACAGCAAAATAAAAAGTGACGGCACCATTACCAGCATTTGGAAACTCATTTATGGAAAATGGTTCCTGCAGTCGGAAAACCTGAAAATGAAACTCACGACGATGAACATGGAGCCCGATGCCAAAGACAGGAAGAAAGCCGGTAATCAGGATTCAGAAAAAGATAAGACTCCGGACAACTTCCGGACCTATGGTTTTGTAACCTCTACCTATTTTGACCATAAGTCACCCACTGAAGACCGTGCCTCTGATTTCCGGGGTTATACCTTTTCTGTTAAGAATTCAGACGGCAGCCTGCTTCAAAAGTACCGGCAGGAGCCTCTTTCATCACGGGAACAGAATACTTATGTTGTAATAGACAGCCTGGGCCAGAAATACAATATAGACCGCCGTGCCGGTCAGCTGGCAGCACTTACCCGCGGGAAATTCCGGTACCGGCAGGTTGATTTTGACCTGGGAAGACTCATAGGATACAATTTATACGAAGGAATCAGGCTGGGAGCAGCGGCAAAGCTGAATGAGAAATTCAATCCCTATTTTTCACCGGACGCTTATATTGCGTATGGTTTTAAAGACCGCGGAATCAAATATGGAGTTGGCATAGATTTCAACACCTCGTTGGAAAGGACTTCAGTGCTCCGCGCAGAATACTATAATGATGTTATGGCCGCGGGCCGTTTCAGCGAAAATTTCTGGGATTTCCGGATGAAACTTAACAATGCGGGCATTGCGATTAACAACGACCGTTTCTATCTTTTTGAAGGCGCCAAACTGTCCTATGATTATGACCTCACCAATTCAGTAAGTATGAAACTTGCCCTAAGGCGGCAATCCGAGGAATCTGCTTTTCCCTACAGCTATCGGGATCTTGGCAATGAATTCCAGAATTCCTCCGCACTGGTTTCACTCAAGTTTTCGCCTTTCTCCAAAAACATCATGACACCACAGGGTAAATTTACCACAGAAAAAAAGTATCCTGAATTTTTCTTCAACTATGAACAGGCATTTCAGGCTGCAGGCGGCGATTTCTCCTACGGAAAACTGGATATGCTTTTCAACCATAATTTTAAGAACCGCTGGGGGGTCACAGGAATTCGGATTTACGGCGGAATACTACTGGGCGACGCTCCAATATGGCACCATTTTACTATGAACGGGTTAGCGGGCAGCAGTAATTTCAAATTTAACCTCACCTCTTATCTTGGCTTTTCTACGATGAAAGGCGGACAGTATTTTAATGATAAATTTATTGGTCAGTACTTCACCCACCGCATTCCGTGGTATTTTAAAAGTATCGGGCAGAATTCCTCCAGTTTTGATATTATCCACCGAAGTGTCATCGGAAATATGAAGGATCCGCAATTTCATCAGTTTGAATTTCAGAAACTGGATCATCTTTATCAGGAGGTTGGCTTGGAATGGAACAATTTCCTGTCCAGCTATTTCAATCTGGGACTTTTCTACAGGGTAGGTTACTACAACACGTCCAAATTTTCAGATAATTTTGCAGTCCAACTCAAGTTCAAACTTCTTGGTTTCTAG
- a CDS encoding alanine dehydrogenase — protein sequence MSSGNIFTPFREEELMPVEEKLEVKKREAKFTIGVPRETSLNERRTTLTPDAVQVLVNHGHEIIIESDSGKGSFFTDAQYAEAGARITHNASEAFGQDLVLKINPPGEDEIDMLKPNAHLISALQINLRSPEYFRKLAEKKINAIAFEFISDEYKQLPLVRLIGEIAGTASILYSSELLALSNGNMLGGITGVRPTEVVVIGAGIVGEFAVKAALGLGASVKVFDNSLSKLRRLHMMIDGRVPTSIIDPKELSKSVRRADVVIGALPRTCMQPVVTEEMVLQMKKGSVIIDVTVDYGKVVETTEITTLADPYLIKHGVIHCGLPNLTSRIPRTTSKAISNFFLSYLLSYDKEGGIENMFIHKNEMKQSLYMYRGRHTKKVICDLFGLPYHDINLLMF from the coding sequence ATGAGCAGCGGAAACATTTTTACTCCCTTCAGGGAGGAGGAACTGATGCCTGTGGAGGAGAAACTGGAAGTAAAGAAAAGGGAGGCCAAATTCACAATAGGCGTACCCAGGGAGACTTCACTTAATGAGCGGCGAACGACGCTTACGCCCGATGCGGTTCAGGTACTTGTAAATCACGGGCACGAGATCATCATTGAGTCCGACAGTGGAAAAGGCTCATTTTTTACTGATGCTCAGTATGCGGAAGCCGGTGCACGAATTACGCACAATGCCTCCGAAGCCTTCGGTCAGGACCTTGTACTGAAGATAAACCCGCCCGGAGAGGACGAGATTGATATGCTGAAGCCCAATGCACATCTGATTTCGGCTTTGCAGATCAATCTGCGTTCGCCGGAATACTTCCGCAAACTCGCCGAAAAGAAAATTAATGCCATTGCTTTTGAATTTATTTCAGATGAATATAAGCAGTTACCCTTAGTCCGGCTTATTGGTGAAATAGCCGGAACCGCCTCCATTCTTTACAGTTCAGAACTCCTGGCACTGTCCAACGGAAATATGCTGGGAGGAATTACCGGCGTACGTCCCACCGAAGTGGTGGTCATTGGAGCCGGCATTGTAGGCGAATTCGCCGTCAAAGCCGCCCTGGGACTTGGTGCAAGTGTCAAGGTTTTCGATAATTCACTGTCCAAACTGCGCCGCCTTCATATGATGATTGATGGGCGTGTGCCCACTTCCATCATTGATCCGAAAGAACTTTCAAAAAGTGTCAGGCGTGCAGATGTTGTTATTGGCGCGCTGCCACGTACCTGCATGCAGCCGGTGGTCACTGAGGAAATGGTATTACAGATGAAGAAAGGCAGTGTGATTATAGACGTCACCGTGGATTACGGAAAGGTAGTGGAAACTACCGAGATCACTACCCTGGCGGATCCCTACCTTATAAAACACGGCGTGATTCACTGCGGACTGCCCAACCTTACATCCCGGATTCCGCGTACAACGAGTAAGGCCATCTCCAATTTTTTCCTGAGTTACCTGCTGAGCTATGATAAGGAAGGAGGAATTGAGAACATGTTCATCCATAAAAATGAAATGAAACAAAGTCTCTATATGTACCGCGGCCGGCATACTAAAAAGGTGATTTGCGACCTTTTCGGTCTTCCCTATCATGATATCAACTTATTAATGTTTTAA
- the tpiA gene encoding triose-phosphate isomerase, translating to MRKNIVAGNWKMNKNVIEAQQLMFQLLEYKKNNAANCEVWIAPPSLYLMMARDLYENNEIGVFAQDMSEHESGAYTGEISAGMLESIEATGTLVGHSERRQYHGETDAACNKKVKRALDMGLTPIYCNGETLDQRKAGQHLEVVKNQTEEALFTLSAEEIKKVVIAYEPVWAIGTGETASPEQAQEMHAHIRSLIAAKYGQEVADEISILYGGSVKPDNAKEIFSQPDIDGGLIGGAALKMDDFAKIIEGFNS from the coding sequence ATGAGAAAAAACATTGTTGCAGGTAACTGGAAAATGAACAAAAATGTAATTGAAGCACAGCAGCTTATGTTTCAGTTACTGGAGTATAAAAAAAATAACGCTGCCAACTGCGAGGTTTGGATTGCTCCCCCATCCCTGTATCTTATGATGGCCAGAGACCTGTATGAGAACAACGAAATCGGTGTATTTGCACAGGACATGAGTGAACATGAGAGCGGCGCCTACACAGGTGAAATTTCAGCAGGCATGCTGGAGTCCATCGAGGCTACAGGTACTTTGGTAGGACATTCGGAACGCAGACAGTACCATGGCGAAACAGATGCAGCCTGCAATAAGAAGGTTAAAAGAGCCTTGGATATGGGTCTAACGCCAATTTACTGTAATGGAGAAACACTGGACCAAAGGAAAGCAGGACAGCATCTGGAGGTCGTGAAAAACCAAACCGAAGAGGCACTGTTCACTCTTAGCGCTGAAGAGATTAAGAAAGTAGTGATCGCCTACGAACCTGTGTGGGCCATCGGTACAGGTGAAACAGCTAGCCCGGAGCAGGCTCAGGAAATGCATGCCCACATCAGAAGCCTCATTGCCGCAAAATACGGTCAGGAGGTTGCTGATGAAATATCCATTCTTTATGGTGGATCAGTAAAACCGGATAACGCCAAGGAAATCTTCTCCCAACCCGATATAGACGGTGGACTGATCGGAGGTGCGGCATTGAAAATGGACGATTTCGCCAAAATAATAGAGGGATTCAATTCCTAA
- the dnaG gene encoding DNA primase, which produces MISKQTIDKIFSTIRVEEIIGEYVQLKRAGSNFKGLSPFHDEKSPSFVVSPSKQIWKDFSSGKGGTAISFLMEIENFTYPEALRHAAKKYGIEIEETVQEQTEEQKAAQTERDLLYKIHEVANSFFQEQLYDTEEGRNVGLSYFRERELRESIVKKFQLGYSPAQKNAFTEYALQKGYSKKILESSGLSIFPENSPAGLDRFRERVIFPIHSFSGRVLGFGARLLKSNVKTAKYLNSPETEIYHKSAVLYGLNHSKQAISRQNLCLLVEGYMDVIAMHQAGIENVVSSSGTALTTAQIKLIKRLTENVTILFDGDAAGIKASFRSIDLLLAEGMNIRVLLFPDGDDPDSFARKHPQEYVEEFIRKEANDFIAFKSDILLKDAGTDPIKKAEAIRDIVKSVSFVTNALKQEVYLKEISAKFGLSEQSLFNELGLQKQVSQPQFKAEPAKAEPRMELVPEQAANVNPLLILEEKLVELMLKYGDQVLQRSTEAGEKYEITVIEEVMDHLSEDGYEIQSEINRKIVQEIAEGISQNELRSGKFFFGLMDEELTGHVADALFEPYENSDWSKHNIYFSQEEEVVPKLVKDVMIRHKREYVVHLIREIKDSLSDGGDHTEDYMKIVKLNELRKEMDVELYRIL; this is translated from the coding sequence ATGATTTCCAAGCAAACCATCGATAAAATATTCTCCACCATCCGGGTGGAGGAAATTATTGGTGAGTATGTGCAGTTGAAACGGGCCGGTTCAAATTTCAAAGGTCTGAGCCCCTTTCACGACGAAAAATCGCCCAGTTTTGTGGTGTCGCCCAGCAAACAGATCTGGAAGGATTTCTCCTCCGGGAAAGGAGGTACCGCCATCTCCTTCCTGATGGAAATTGAGAATTTCACTTATCCGGAAGCGCTGCGGCACGCCGCCAAAAAGTATGGAATTGAGATTGAGGAAACTGTACAGGAACAAACCGAAGAACAGAAAGCGGCGCAAACCGAAAGGGACCTTCTGTATAAAATTCATGAGGTAGCCAATTCTTTTTTTCAGGAACAGCTTTATGATACGGAGGAGGGCAGAAATGTTGGTTTGAGCTATTTCCGGGAACGTGAACTTCGGGAATCTATTGTAAAGAAATTCCAGCTGGGGTATTCGCCCGCGCAAAAAAACGCGTTCACCGAATACGCACTTCAGAAAGGATATTCAAAAAAAATACTTGAAAGTTCCGGCCTATCGATATTCCCCGAAAATTCTCCTGCCGGCCTAGACCGTTTCCGCGAACGCGTGATTTTTCCTATCCACAGCTTTTCGGGCAGGGTTCTGGGGTTTGGCGCCAGACTTCTGAAAAGCAATGTAAAAACCGCCAAGTACCTAAATTCGCCGGAAACAGAGATATATCATAAATCAGCAGTGCTTTACGGCCTCAATCACAGTAAGCAGGCTATTTCCAGGCAGAATCTCTGTCTTCTTGTGGAAGGTTATATGGACGTAATTGCCATGCACCAGGCTGGGATTGAGAACGTGGTATCAAGCTCGGGAACTGCGCTAACGACCGCACAGATCAAACTGATAAAAAGGCTTACCGAAAACGTTACGATTTTATTTGACGGAGATGCAGCCGGCATAAAAGCCAGCTTCCGGAGTATTGACCTGCTGCTTGCCGAGGGAATGAACATCCGCGTTCTTCTGTTTCCGGATGGGGATGATCCGGACAGTTTTGCCCGTAAACATCCTCAGGAATATGTGGAGGAATTCATTCGGAAAGAAGCCAATGATTTCATTGCTTTCAAATCGGATATACTGCTCAAGGATGCTGGAACGGATCCAATAAAGAAAGCCGAGGCGATTCGTGATATTGTAAAGTCTGTATCATTTGTTACCAACGCACTGAAGCAGGAAGTTTACCTGAAGGAAATTTCCGCTAAGTTTGGTTTGAGTGAGCAAAGCCTGTTCAATGAACTGGGTCTTCAGAAGCAGGTAAGTCAGCCGCAGTTCAAAGCTGAACCTGCCAAAGCTGAACCCAGAATGGAGTTGGTGCCGGAGCAGGCTGCCAATGTCAATCCCCTGCTGATTTTGGAAGAAAAACTGGTTGAACTTATGCTTAAATATGGCGATCAGGTGCTGCAGCGAAGCACGGAAGCCGGTGAAAAGTACGAAATTACCGTCATTGAAGAGGTGATGGACCATCTTTCTGAGGACGGCTATGAAATTCAGTCGGAGATCAACCGGAAAATTGTACAGGAGATTGCCGAGGGTATCTCCCAAAATGAGCTGCGGTCCGGTAAATTTTTCTTTGGTCTGATGGATGAGGAACTTACAGGTCATGTGGCCGATGCACTTTTCGAACCGTACGAGAACAGCGACTGGAGTAAGCACAACATTTATTTCAGCCAGGAAGAAGAGGTGGTACCCAAACTGGTAAAAGATGTTATGATAAGGCATAAGAGGGAATATGTGGTACACCTGATACGGGAAATCAAGGATTCATTGTCTGACGGAGGCGACCATACGGAAGATTATATGAAAATTGTAAAACTGAACGAGCTCCGCAAGGAAATGGATGTGGAACTGTACCGGATATTGTGA
- a CDS encoding BT_3928 family protein → MKYLKHILRVIVALIFLISGFVKAVDVVGFSFKLEEYFSPAVFNMPFMEKQALPLAVIVVVLELVLGFMLLLKTRLKFTLTALIALCVFFGFLTFYSAYFNVVTDCGCFGEALKMLPWQSFWKDIALLAALLALWFLYRNELNESEHTGLPKKIMFTVAALAMIFIIYWGIAHEPLVDFRDYSIGTDLNEEKRKIDEDPSVYKTYYTLLNTQTSEIKEVDDGQYISDRRYWEPGSTWKIQEDKTQSKLVKEGYSSEIAKFRIEDVNGNDLTARVLEAPRAILIFSYHPGQADPDIIAKAESKANEQAGTLILGVSTAQTTFKRIPNALMDGTAIKTIARSNPSVLILNRGKITDKKSARDYVKD, encoded by the coding sequence ATGAAATACTTAAAGCACATTTTACGCGTCATAGTTGCCCTGATTTTCCTGATCTCAGGCTTTGTGAAGGCGGTGGATGTTGTTGGATTCTCTTTTAAACTGGAAGAGTATTTTTCGCCTGCAGTTTTTAACATGCCCTTCATGGAGAAGCAGGCTTTGCCGCTTGCTGTTATCGTTGTCGTGCTGGAACTTGTATTGGGTTTTATGCTTCTGCTGAAGACACGGCTTAAATTTACACTCACAGCACTGATCGCTCTCTGCGTATTTTTTGGTTTTCTGACATTTTATTCTGCCTATTTCAATGTGGTTACCGATTGCGGATGCTTTGGCGAGGCCCTTAAGATGCTGCCCTGGCAAAGTTTCTGGAAGGATATCGCCCTGCTTGCAGCCTTGCTGGCACTTTGGTTCCTGTACCGAAATGAGCTGAACGAATCCGAACATACTGGTTTACCGAAAAAAATCATGTTTACTGTAGCAGCTCTGGCAATGATTTTCATCATCTATTGGGGTATTGCGCACGAACCACTGGTAGACTTCCGTGACTACAGTATTGGCACCGACCTGAACGAAGAGAAAAGGAAGATAGATGAAGATCCGTCCGTTTACAAAACATATTACACCCTGCTGAACACCCAAACTTCAGAAATCAAGGAGGTTGATGACGGTCAGTACATTTCCGACCGCAGATATTGGGAGCCGGGCTCGACGTGGAAAATTCAGGAAGATAAAACCCAGTCTAAACTGGTGAAGGAAGGTTATTCATCAGAAATAGCAAAGTTCCGGATTGAAGACGTAAACGGGAATGACCTTACGGCACGGGTTTTGGAAGCTCCGCGGGCAATACTGATTTTTTCCTATCATCCGGGACAGGCTGATCCGGACATTATCGCAAAGGCAGAGTCAAAAGCCAACGAACAGGCGGGAACCTTGATCCTGGGCGTATCAACCGCGCAGACAACATTTAAGAGGATTCCAAACGCACTGATGGACGGTACAGCGATCAAGACCATTGCGCGAAGCAATCCATCGGTACTGATTCTTAACAGAGGAAAAATTACAGATAAGAAATCGGCCCGGGACTATGTTAAAGATTAA
- the tsaE gene encoding tRNA (adenosine(37)-N6)-threonylcarbamoyltransferase complex ATPase subunit type 1 TsaE codes for MEWTVNNLEEWQQVAEKVSQLLEHNILLLKGNLGAGKTTFTKFLLKTLGSTDEVSSPTYAIVNEYTAPQGSIFHFDLYRMKSVDEVYDIGMDEYLDRAWLCIVEWPEIYASEFNGLPYHEMLIENSDTGRKVIFK; via the coding sequence ATGGAATGGACCGTGAATAATTTGGAGGAATGGCAGCAGGTCGCTGAAAAAGTTTCACAGTTGCTGGAGCACAATATCCTTCTGCTGAAAGGAAATTTGGGTGCCGGCAAAACTACTTTTACAAAATTTCTGCTTAAGACACTGGGTAGCACAGATGAAGTTTCATCGCCCACCTACGCAATCGTAAATGAGTATACTGCTCCTCAAGGCAGTATTTTCCACTTTGACCTTTACCGAATGAAATCGGTTGATGAAGTGTATGATATTGGTATGGATGAATATCTGGACCGTGCCTGGCTCTGTATTGTGGAGTGGCCGGAAATTTATGCTTCGGAATTTAACGGTTTACCCTACCATGAGATGCTAATTGAAAATAGCGATACGGGCAGGAAGGTAATTTTTAAATAA
- a CDS encoding TerB family tellurite resistance protein, with product MQKSNKSIAGYHLLMILSAVDNEFSPEEGLKIQEYLAEEFPFRMNLDDELDIIASLRPEEWKGHFEFHAKCFLDDSTPEERENFKEFAKSLIKADDAVSEKEHQFYSLLKTHWNS from the coding sequence ATGCAAAAGTCAAATAAATCAATAGCCGGCTATCACCTGCTGATGATACTGTCTGCAGTAGATAATGAATTCTCTCCGGAAGAAGGCCTGAAAATTCAGGAGTACCTGGCAGAGGAATTTCCTTTCCGTATGAACCTTGATGATGAACTGGACATTATAGCCTCTTTAAGACCTGAAGAATGGAAAGGGCATTTTGAATTTCACGCAAAATGTTTCCTGGATGATTCCACACCTGAAGAGCGGGAGAACTTCAAGGAATTTGCAAAGTCTCTGATAAAGGCTGATGATGCAGTAAGTGAAAAGGAGCACCAGTTCTACAGTCTCCTGAAAACCCATTGGAATTCTTAA